The genomic region TACCATGGTGTAAAACTTGGAGCAGGTAATATCAAAGTTGCAAACTGTGCATCCTGTCATGGTAATCATTCTATACTTCCTTCAAGTGATCCTGAATCACCTGTAAATAAGAAAAATTTACCAATTACCTGTGGAAAATGTCACAAAGGTATTGCGGAAAAAACAGGTTTCATTGGTCCTATTCATGAGCGGATAGATAGAAATATTCAAATAATAAAAAAGATTGTGTCCCTTATTTACATATTGCTCATAATAGTCACAATAACATCAATGATAATTTATTGCTTTTTTGATTACTGGAAGAAAAGAAAGGAATTTTTTATAAAAGGATTTAGAGAATTTAAACTTGAAAAGGTTGAAAATACTAAATTTTCCTATTTTGAAAGAAGATTGCATTTAATCCACATAATTTCTTTCTTTATTCTCGTTTATACAGGTTTTGCACATCATTATCCAGAAAATTTCTTTTTCAGCTTTTTTGTTAAAATAGGAAATGGTGCCTTGAGAGCATATTTACACAGAATTGCAGGCACTTTAACGATCATTTCTTTTATAATTACGGTCTTACTTATGTTATTTACAAAAAAAGGGAGAGAAAAATTTTCAAAAATTTTATTTAATCTTAAGGACATCTCAGATGCAATAAATTTACTTTTATATAACCTGAATATAAAGAAAGAAAAACCAGAACTGAACCACCCATTTACCTTTTATGAAAAATTTGAATTCTGGGCTTTGGTATGGGGAACTATTGTAATGAGTATAACAGGTATTGCTCTATGGTTTAAGGATTTCTTTTTAAATTTCATGCCCTCATTTATACTTGATATATTCCTTTTGATTCACTTTTATGAAGCTATCCTTGCAACTCTTGCAATATTAACCTGGCATTTCTACTGGGCAATTTTTGATCCTGAAGTTTACCCTATGAATCCTTTGATGTTTGAGGACAGAGTTTTCTCATATTATCTAAAAAAATAAAAATTAATATATTTTCTTTTTGAAATTAAATAGTTAAAAAAATTAAAATTATAAAAATTATGATAAGAATCTTAAAAATTCTTTCTCTTTTTTATTTTTTGGGCTGTGGTAGAAATATTAATATTTATTTTTTGGTATCTCTTTCTGGACCTGAAAAAGTTTACGGAAAAGAAGCAGAAAAGGGAATAAAGCTTTTTTATGAGAAGATTAAAGACAAAAAAATTAAAGGAAAAAAAATAAATGTAATAATAAGGGATACAGAAAGTGATATAAATAAAATAAAAAAAATTTTTGAAGAAATTAAAGAGGATAGAAACTCTTTTATTATAATCGGACCCGAAATTTCTAAATTTGCTATTTTTGCATCCTTAATTGCTGAAAAGAATAAAATCCCCATCATAACTCCCACAGCAACTAACCCACTTGTTACAGAAGGTAAAAATTTTGTTTTCAGATTAACCTATACAGATATTGCTCAGGGTTCATATTTGGCAAAATTTGCTATTCGTAATTTAAAAAAGAAAAAGGCTATAATTCTATTTGAAGCTCAAAATCCTTATTCAGAAGAACTTTCAAAACAGTTTGAAGCAGTATTTAATAAAGAGGGGGGAGAAATTTTATTTAAAACCTTCTATTTAAAAGGAGATACCTCTTTTTCTAAACAGATAGAGAATTTTAAAAAATATAAACCAGATCTTATTTTTATTCCAGGATATGTTAAAGAAGTAAGTATGTTTATTAAAGAAGCATATAAAAAGGGATTAAATATTACTTTTTTAGGTGGTGATGGATGGTATTCTCCCCTTTTAATAAGTTCCCTTAAAGATATATGGAAGGAAGGTGTAGAAGCATTTATCACTTCTCCCTTTTCTCCTTTTGATACATCAAAAAATGTAATAAAATTTTTAAATGATTTTAAAAATAAATATAAAGAAACTCCTTCCTTTGTTTCCGCACTTTATTATGATGCTTTTAATCTTTCTGTTTATATAATTGAAAATTTGCAAAAAATTGATAGGGAAGAATTTGTAAAAAATCTTACTAATCTAAAAAATTTCATAGGAGTAACAGGTAGAATAAGTTTTAATGGTAAAAAAGACCCTGACAGGGAGGTATTTATTTTAAAGCCAGAAGAAGAAGGATTTAAGTTTATTACAAAACTTTATTTTGAATAAAGGAATATGATAGCTATATTAATATTAAATTTTACATTAGCATCAAAATGTGGTGAGTGTCAT from candidate division WOR-3 bacterium harbors:
- a CDS encoding ABC transporter substrate-binding protein; this translates as MIRILKILSLFYFLGCGRNINIYFLVSLSGPEKVYGKEAEKGIKLFYEKIKDKKIKGKKINVIIRDTESDINKIKKIFEEIKEDRNSFIIIGPEISKFAIFASLIAEKNKIPIITPTATNPLVTEGKNFVFRLTYTDIAQGSYLAKFAIRNLKKKKAIILFEAQNPYSEELSKQFEAVFNKEGGEILFKTFYLKGDTSFSKQIENFKKYKPDLIFIPGYVKEVSMFIKEAYKKGLNITFLGGDGWYSPLLISSLKDIWKEGVEAFITSPFSPFDTSKNVIKFLNDFKNKYKETPSFVSALYYDAFNLSVYIIENLQKIDREEFVKNLTNLKNFIGVTGRISFNGKKDPDREVFILKPEEEGFKFITKLYFE